AAGCTGCTTCTCCGGGGTGGAGAGGCAGCTTCTTTTTTATTATTTTATCCTTATATTCAACGAGGCATAACCGTTACCTTTTCCCCGTTTTGCTCTTTATAGGTAACGCTGCCGTCTTCGTTCATCGTCATCAGTTCGAATGTCTGGCCTTCTGCCACCGCATTCCATGTACGGTTTTCTTCATTATAAACCAAATCCAGCGGGCGGTCTGTTTCACCCATCTTCGTTATGGTATAACCGTCTTCATTGGTACGCACCAGGTATTCACCGTTTTCCCCCTGAATAACCTTATCCGTACCTACATCTGCCAACGGATTAGAGCCCGACCAGAATTCAATGGAATTC
The Phocaeicola salanitronis DSM 18170 genome window above contains:
- a CDS encoding DUF3332 domain-containing protein; its protein translation is MRKMKLTALCAVLGGSLLCSSCIGSFSAWNRLKDWNMGIGHKAVNEIVFIAFHIIPVYEVAYLADVLVLNSIEFWSGSNPLADVGTDKVIQGENGEYLVRTNEDGYTITKMGETDRPLDLVYNEENRTWNAVAEGQTFELMTMNEDGSVTYKEQNGEKVTVMPR